The following coding sequences are from one Plasmodium knowlesi strain H genome assembly, chromosome: 9 window:
- a CDS encoding WD repeat-containing protein, putative gives MNNNKNNNRNNSNNTSRSNNGNNKESYNNIRNNSSGMVGSNMSVPHSMGGMSNVNGMAQLHGNMSKMHGNLKNMPPSNLNSLANNMKHSMSGYGNGIPGGMSNIPAGMNTLPGGHGNISMMRSAANPPMSNINSKINMSNSSVNMQTDINLKNRIQMGSSDIPNGNRNMTNLFSKSNNNNLRENIMNNLNYNYNNVNYNSMMKSNMDMNNKLLSGENAGKPLQDSNGANKNAEMFGNRFNSNKMVVQSSVNNKLYRNSDGSSMNRFYVNDMKNVESNRIQLNNKMNNVKDSQSSSMPPYREKEYLESVYKNRDKYLLGKSENDNLYISSKQLNNLSSGNTPSGGTMSGATGMSNISAHTRNLKNLDGLPIYNTMNITPMGAKTNMNKVFNFSPNDKGNFHAEVLADAKLNNQAKDAHYSHVNRSVNMLFNEQAKYGPYGVNSGHSGNSTHHHGSSIPTETTASSTKPFFAAPNVLLDAKPYKKNVEIFKEHKIGKEDTQVRYNNLIEGSKANSGPNPENASMAPSAFGKINTNNQKMNLKTGDLSNGLIPSVVIPRSNNHANPSINIDNTDAYKFYMNKENLNGKEVPHFTNPVNILKDNNKAKNISIKTYANNNKIMKQADETENVIPSMPKIDADLVNKRGHDNDGTITGGIINLNNSRAYEEMKMENSGVPFEKPGNYPAQFKGNPLDENNINMTNLTRDVGGSTISTSSPYNTGMFNMSSSKNGVIGNETDTLVPYKESAQIEQKADDENLKKNEQTEEKKRKKKREKKEEKGKDKNTEMTKNEKGGLFPFDQNFKGKKKNLDYNNYLYHITESSEQGVFNSTTKSLLQTTDSYMNSRGLNVTPGTDMLRNMYMDMQMGAPMNASLKESPNESLNASSNVPTNVKDQNNMHNENTFSLANNDSNKNASNMYMDNDKSMLNRIDVLNEDDFRSSKMKENLSELYGEETTALTPEQMESDRKLIALTQLFGDVIDENDNMRSSKISDGVMENKPYSPTPSTLRNNPPHNLELLKNMSLDTLLNNLNIDKDVLDILKEKINNINRNINVTIRSTVHHEEITEPKEERENFDLAKLLTLFDDFINWYENNLIQIKLQLQNVSFCLLLEIFVLILTNSYGHVSDFKKKYLNKFSAYEPVIKFLSTCVNVSQMFEISLVRFKEKNAKHVVHMTKLGKKSLWQYLTVYGGISLYNLITTKIKIIEIEDQKRNFNFFNSFVSANFLYNAKLDFPVMWSLPSIYLTKDEIMEDESNKPGCEKEENHYVPNESSDAFYYYKHILKVQKKNRLKVTKNRMPSMLYYCVNNCSDMTCAEISGLDGSFVATAHSNNIIKLWNIKESQMNKIKKKKKKDMEEINKVNINDTMTRRHDYLEENNTTSIELDYHEENDGISTLYGNVFNVTSLRFGESNKILLSGNVNGDVYLYSTISNKNYVKYVGGHTPIWSLDTAFLGYFFCSSEDDGNLRIYSTNRTYPFITYTYNCPANISKYHYNSTLVACGYYDNYVHLYDVRVNSFIKRFKNNYPSNEGVTSLSFSKNGRLLSYAGGYTNSLNLIDLAMDKFIDVEPKMAISAEPCHNDEEYTETSKPFEAYFDTNLLNIKNKGKENGTVPLGTDLNSFEDKILSIDFSYDNNLLVSMCCNNLIDFYNCSKASHEIKHSTEKKKIKLEEPKGRRNRPYVKLSKSYGVNHSNLMSAKFTPENVLLLFGINTLI, from the exons atgaataataataagaATAACAATAGGAACAATAGCAACAACACCAGCCGCAGTAACAATGGCAACAATAAGGAGAGCTACAACAACATCAGGAACAATTCCAGTGGCATGGTAGGGAGTAATATGAGTGTTCCCCACAGCATGGGCGGGATGAGCAACGTCAACGGAATGGCTCAACTCCATGGCAATATGAGCAAGATGCACGGGAATTTAAAGAACATGCCCCCCAGTAACCTCAATAGTTTAGCTAACAATATGAAGCACAGCATGTCTGGCTATGGAAATGGCATTCCAGGAGGTATGAGCAATATTCCCGCTGGAATGAACACACTGCCGGGGGGGCATGGCAACATTAGTATGATGCGGAGCGCCGCAAACCCCCCAATGAGTAACATAAACTCCAAAATAAACATGAGCAACAGTAGCGTGAATATGCAAACAGacataaatttgaaaaacaGAATTCAAATGGGTAGTTCCGACATACCAAATGGCAACAGAAATATGACAAACCTTTTCAGCAAAAGTAACAATAACAACCtaagagaaaatataatgaACAACTTAAACTATAATTACAACAATGTGAATTATAATAGTATGATGAAAAGTAACATggatatgaataataaattgtTAAGTGGGGAAAATGCAGGAAAACCTCTGCAAGATAGTAATGGCGCAAATAAGAATGCTGAAATGTTTGGCAACAGATTTAATAGTAACAAAATGGTTGTGCAGAGCAGTGTGAATAACAAGCTCTATCGGAATTCTGATGGAAGTAGCATGAACAGATTTTACGTGAATGACATGAAAAATGTGGAGAGCAATAGGATCCAATTAAAcaataaaatgaacaatgTAAAGGATAGCCAAAGCAGCTCTATGCCTCCATatagggaaaaggaatatcTAGAAAGTGTTTATAAAAACAGGGATAAGTATTTGTTAGGTAAAAGCGAAAACGATAATTTGTATATCTCGTCTAAGCAGTTGAATAACTTGAGCTCTGGGAACACCCCAAGCGGTGGCACCATGAGTGGTGCTACCGGCATGAGCAATATCTCTGCCCATACgagaaatttgaaaaatttagaCGGCCTCCCAATATACAACACCATGAATATAACCCCGATGGGTGCCAAAACAAATATGAATAAAGTATTCAACTTTAGCCCAAATGATAAAGGCAACTTCCACGCGGAAGTCTTGGCCGACGCTAAGCTGAACAACCAGGCGAAGGACGCACACTACAGCCATGTGAACAGATCGGTTAATATGTTGTTTAACGAGCAGGCAAAATATGGTCCTTATGGAGTGAATAGCGGTCACTCGGGAAATAGCACCCATCATCACGGAAGCAGTATCCCGACGGAAACCACGGCCAGCAGTacaaaacctttttttgccGCACCAAATGTTTTATTAGATGCCAAGCCGTACAAGAAGAAtgtggaaatttttaaagaacaCAAAATCGGCAAGGAAGACACACAAGTAAgatataataatttaattgAGGGGAGTAAGGCGAACAGTGGCCCCAACCCCGAAAACGCCAGCATGGCTCCATCGGCGTTTGGAAAGATTAACACGAACAATCAGAAGATGAACCTGAAGACTGGGGATTTGTCTAATGGGCTCATTCCAAGCGTGGTCATACCAAGGAGTAATAATCATGCGAATCCCTCCATCAACATTGACAACACAGATGCATACAAATTTTACATGAATAAGGAAAACctaaatggaaaggaagttCCTCATTTTACAAACCCAGTGAATATTCTAAAAGATAATAATAAAGCAAAGAATATTTCGATAAAAACGTACGCCAATAacaacaaaattatgaagcAAGCAGATGAAACAGAAAACGTGATTCCCTCAATGCCTAAAATAGACGCAGATTTAGTTAACAAAAGAGGGCATGATAATGATGGTACTATTACGGGGGGTAttataaatttaaataataGTAGAGCCTATGAAgagatgaaaatggaaaacagtGGAGTTCCTTTCGAAAAACCAGGAAATTATCCAGCCCAGTTTAAAGGGAACCCATtggatgaaaataatatcaACATGACAAATCTGACTAGAGATGTGGGAGGATCTACCATCAGCACTAGCTCTCCCTATAATACTGGCATGTTCAACATGAGTAGCAGCAAAAATGGAGTAATTGGAAACGAAACGGATACTCTAGTGCCATATAAAGAAAGTGCACAGATAGAACAAAAAGCcgatgatgaaaatttaaaaaagaacgaacaaactgaggagaaaaaaaggaaaaagaaaagagagaaaaaggaagaaaaggggaaagataaaaatacagaaatgactaaaaatgaaaaaggaggattATTTCCATTTGATCAAAAtttcaaggggaaaaagaaaaatcttgattataataattatttgTACCACATAACTGAGAGCAGCGAACAAGGTGTTTTTAATAGCACAACGAAGAGTCTACTACAGACGACGGATAGCTACATGAACAGCAGAGGTTTGAATGTAACACCCGGTACAGACATGCTTAGGAACATGTACATGGACATGCAAATGGGTGCCCCTATGAATGCATCGCTAAAGGAATCACCAAATGAGTCCCTCAACGCATCCTCGAACGTTCCAACAAATGTGAAGGACCAAAACAATATGCATAACGAAAACACTTTTTCCTTAGCAAATAACGACTCGAATAAAAATGCATCAAACATGTATATGGACAATGACAAAAGTATGCTAAATCGAATAGACGTACTAAATGAAGACGATTTTAGATCAtccaaaatgaaagaaaatttgaGTGAACTATACGGTGAGGAGACAACAGCCCTTACGcctgaacaaatggaaagcgACAGAAAATTGATAGCCCTGACCCAACTTTTTGGGGACGTAATTGACGAAAATGACAACATGCGAAGTAGCAAAATAAGTGATGGTGTGATGGAAAATAAGCCATATTCACCAACACCCTCCACGTTAAGGAATAATCCCCCACATAATCTAGAATTATTGAAAAATATGTCCCTGGACACATtgttaaataatttaaatataGATAAGGATGTCCTTGATAtactgaaggaaaaaataaataacattaACAGAAATATTAATGTGACTATACGCTCGACGGTTCATCATGAAGAGATAACGGAaccaaaagaggaaagagaaaacttCGATTTAGCAAAACTGTTAACTCTCTTTGATGATTTTATAAATTGgtatgaaaataatttaattcaAATAAAACTCCAACTACAGAATGTGTCCTTCTGTTTATTGCTGGAAATTTTTGTACTCATATTAACAAACAGTTATGGACATGTTTCcgattttaagaaaaaatatttaaacaaattttctGCCTACGAGCCGGTGATAAAGTTTTTGTCCACCTGTGTTAACGTGAGCCAGATGTTTGAGATATCGCTTGTTCGctttaaggagaaaaatgccaAGCACGTCGTTCATATGACCAA GCTAGGAAAGAAATCCCTGTGGCAGTACCTAACTGTGTACGGAGGCATTTCGCTATACAATTTAATTAcgacaaaaattaaaataatagaaATCGAAGACCAGAAGaggaattttaattttttcaattccttTGTTTCGGCCAATTTTCTCTACAATGCAAAGCTGGATTTTCCCGTTATGTGGTCGTTGCCGTCTATTTATTTGACGAAGGACGAAATTATGGAG GACGAAAGCAACAAACCTGGgtgtgaaaaggaagaaaatcacTACGTGCCCAACGAAAGTAGTGATGCCTTCTATTACTACAAACATATATtgaaagtgcaaaaaaagaacagactAAAGGTGACAAAAAACAGAATGCCCAGTATGCTGTATTACTGCGTAAACAATTGTAGTGACATGACATGTGCAGAAATTTCTGGCCTTGATGGATCCTTTGTCGCCACAGCGCATTCGAATAACATAATAAAATTGTGGAATATCAAAGAAtcccaaatgaacaaaataaaaaaaaaaaaaaaaaaagacatggAGGAGATTAATAAAGTTAACATAAACGATACCATGACAAGGAGACATGATTatttggaagaaaataatacaaCGTCCATAGAATTAGATTatcatgaagaaaatgatggAATTAGCACTTTATATGGGAATGTTTTTAATGTTACGAGTTTACGTTTTGGTGAATCGAATAAAATATTACTCTCTGGAAATGTTAATGGGgatgtatatttatacagCACAATAAGtaacaaaaattatgtgaAGTATGTAGGTGGACACACACCTATATGGTCTCTGGACACGGCCTTTTTAGgctactttttttgttccagtGAAGATGATGGTAATTTAAGGATCTACTCTACCAATAGAACATACCCCTTTATTACTTACACGTATAACTGCCCCGCCAATATTTCCAAATACCATTACAACAGCACTCTTGTGGCCTGTGGCTACTATG ACAATTATGTACATCTGTACGATGTTAGAGTAAACTCCTTTATCAAGAGATTCAAAAATAACTACCCAAGCAACGAGGGAGTTACTTCCTTgagtttttccaaaaatggaAGGCTACTATCATATGCag GTGGCTATACAAATAGCCTCAATTTAATCGATCTGGCAATGGATAAATTTATTGACGTGGAACCCAAAATGGCCATTTCAGCGGAGCCCTGTCACAATGATGAAGAATATACCGAAACCTCCAAACCGTTTGAAGCTTATTTTGATACAAATTTgctaaacataaaaaataaaggaaaagaaaatggcacGGTTCCACTTGGCACTGATTTAAACTCCTTTGAggacaaaattttaagtATCGACTTTAGTTATGACAATAACTTATTAGTTTCCATGTGTTGTAATAACCTCATCGATTTTTACAATTGCTCCAAAG CATCACATGAGATAAAACATTCgacagagaaaaagaaaattaaattgGAAGAgcccaaaggaagaaggaaccgCCCATATGTCAAACTATCCAAATCGTACGGCGTTAACCACTCAAATTTAATGTCTGCAAAATTTACGCCCGAGAATGTACTCCTCCTGTTTG GCATAAATACCTTAATATGA
- a CDS encoding RNA-binding protein, putative — protein sequence MKGTCYDTKDNNSNDNMNDDFLNYPNFRKFIDSNNNYVDHENFEESRKYIHREITKTLNANSVKVCRNMDERILAGNTSSNKFCLESMEKKNGRKDFSCSGRNDLEMNGSRSLRKFAHCSSSSSGRRSNEESSLSAQTGQSNICHPNSCRGMNNNLGHGSNLGSINSHRGGSGEGNFGAGPPPSSQFLHGARSNELSDNNNNHHRAINYLKRGEMNNEDVDRINEGVLLKEKNNLLKHEFFLSEPRYNNPPEEGDNRTTLNLDNSMCENDHKLDYARNSNINNNPYDLVRSNGIMEDVKFSAFSSNEFGCMRREPPGLVPIKGEDIKKKKIKKKERDKEKLKLKEEEKVNEGEKGRELEKGDVSEKKKKGEQEKAKKDENQKIKKNEHENIAHFIKQQILENAKMERGASGDHFRGSELFPNLHAKAVGAPRDSSSASRSMGNLVRTMHTGISSGMHYGNRLQRYEVKNHMSEFQGRMSEKKGVNNFVGLESDSNKVKKYNHLKDNFHLNSNQTHFYPNMDHRKNNSEVFLSTDVNDKVYANNIMYDDYFTIENMETCEEKKEFFKNEGYSNKMKKENSLAFRMHPNFNTKELLANRKKYFHSAGNRDLSTSTNYMKSDYYNESNISDFCLDGGVPSQYVLSNKDYVGNNLNGEVSGMNGHMEKMEYGSSFLGEGRGDRYSQPCTRLPNGVIVEPSMMYDNCNDHLARQKNGSTIMHANFGSIPVHGNMRITTVHTDNSGQEEEDGTMSSTLVNAFTLKREENYYQNGREIMRANEMTRTNSANMADMNSVLFNWNNSNVNPSSNVSIGNLPGRGVEDSNSSMFRTYDIVSAEDGIRNGAHGEGNMNGSNLEQGENKGIDVEVEKKGIKDGIKNGIENGIENGIGNMVENENEEPVIKLFFGNLAPITTEKDMHNLFSNFGKCDSLIILKDRRSKSRGSGFVTFYNMQEAVNAIKSLNNKIILSGAHKPLEVRFPENKEEKKLRTKLLNAAKWKGKKIAPSGCLPISTEDILNQSSLQVNNGPGGISGGNHCLPLLNQLETPSNFLTENNEEALYDIKETVSFGYTGEGMLECAKMNMLQRGNANHYACSEDFSELRKAASETTNDTVITDYVNRVEEGSNIYSSSRHNSYKEEQDNLPDEMNNMSLSIERKEYSKFLPNFLLDNNSHGNGASNSFQSLDEAFGTIRKFSLDADMEEVNMRSNGFSGGLEVNGGLSRKVVHEIVHEKMPGLRSESSTMGEDTACRHDSIDSVKSFRKGDVHNASAARASNFCAKGFVENSFPSSNFPPSTFNSSGRILDDGDEANSYFSSFCQGFPLQSKIVEEQDDTLFSYLNKEKSLLKHNMGEEEVYQGKIDYCRKRGDFPGINELEEINHFRQLTELEGVSEAYERGRSDNGMRNVLLRGSEEMVEVGKEENLFGDIYEGNKGMGSPPMDDDGYSNMNVHYLGFDLSRLIQINEDILLPQGEDMKKKNNNNNTSSTCFNNTNFKVGGTSHGAMEISHLNGEEIMASNFYHHGKGNSSSNGNSRSGTSASRNDAEDMCKAKVGQAHGTMDLLNVDLFGNKNFDVNDNLSDEMLGNLISLYAQNKSSMITSHMFSYLNNVLGEINSALDIFNKFSVKTSMKNIAEEKEDNPPE from the coding sequence atgaaaggcaCTTGTTACGATACAAAAGATAACAACTCGAATGACAACATGAATGATGATTTTTTGAACTATCCGAATTTTAGAAAATTCATTGAcagtaataataattatgTTGATCATGAAAATTTCGAGGAGTCAAGAAAGTACATACACAGGGAGATAACGAAAACGCTTAATGCGAATTCGGTGAAAGTATGCAGGAATATGGATGAGCGAATATTGGCAGGAAATACGTCGTCTAATAAATTTTGTTTAGAAAGtatggaaaagaagaatggcAGAAAGGACTTTTCCTGCAGTGGTAGAAATGATTTAGAAATGAATGGGAGTAGGAGCCTGAGGAAGTTTGCGCAttgtagtagtagtagtagcgGTAGGAGGAGCAACGAGGAAAGTAGCCTTAGCGCTCAAACAGGTCAGAGCAATATTTGTCACCCAAACAGCTGCAGAGGAATGAACAATAATCTTGGCCATGGAAGCAATCTAGGAAGCATAAACAGTCACCGTGGCGgaagtggagaaggaaattttggAGCAGGACCTCCTCCGTCATCGCAATTTCTTCATGGAGCCCGTTCAAACGAGTTAAgtgataataataacaatcaTCACCGTGCGATTAATTACTTGAAGAGAGGAGAAATGAACAATGAAGATGTGGATCGAATAAACGAAGGAGTATtattaaaggagaaaaataatttattaaaacatgaattttttttgtcggaACCAAGATACAACAATCCCCCCGAAGAGGGAGATAACAGAACCACTCTGAATTTAGATAATTCTATGTGTGAAAATGACCATAAGTTAGATTATGCGCGAAATAGCAATATAAATAACAATCCATACGATTTAGTGAGAAGCAATGGAATCATGGAGGACGTTAAATTTAGTGCTTTCAGCTCTAACGAGTTTGGCTGCATGCGAAGGGAACCGCCCGGTTTGGTTCCTATAAAAGGGGAGGatataaagaagaagaaaataaagaaaaaggaaagggataaagaaaaattaaaacttaaggaggaagaaaaagtgaatgaaggagaaaaggggaGGGAACTTGAGAAGGGAGATGTaagcgaaaagaaaaaaaagggtgaacAGGAGAAGGCAAAGAAGGACGAGAAtcagaagataaaaaagaacgaacatGAGAACATTGCACATTTTATTAAACAGCAAATTTTAGAGAATgcgaaaatggaaaggggTGCGTCTGGTGATCATTTCAGGGGTAGTGAACTATTTCCCAACTTGCATGCAAAGGCTGTTGGGGCTCCCCGGGACAGTAGCAGCGCCAGCAGGAGTATGGGCAATTTAGTTAGGACCATGCACACTGGGATATCTAGTGGTATGCACTATGGTAACCGCCTTCAGAGatatgaagtaaaaaaccaCATGTCGGAGTTCCAAGGAAGAATGAGTGAAAAGAAGGGCGTGAATAACTTTGTCGGATTGGAGAGCGATTCAAACAAGGTTAAGAAGTACAATCACCTTAAAGACAACTTTCACTTGAATAGCAACCAGACGCATTTCTACCCAAATATGGACCACAGGAAGAATAATTCAGAAGTTTTCCTAAGCACCGATGTTAATGACAAGGTGTATGCAAATAATATAATGTATGATGATTATTTTACCATTGAAAATATGGAAACatgtgaagagaaaaaggagttttTTAAGAATGAGGGATATagcaacaaaatgaagaaagaaaattcgTTAGCATTTCGCATGCACCCAAATTTTAATACCAAGGAATTATTggcaaacagaaaaaaatatttccattcAGCTGGAAATAGGGATTTAAGTACCAGCACCAACTACATGAAGAGTGATTATTACAATGAAAGTAATATTAGCGACTTTTGCCTCGATGGGGGGGTTCCTAGTCAATATGTTCTTTCCAATAAGGACTATGTAGGCAACAACTTGAATGGCGAAGTTTCAGGTATGAATGGGCATATGGAGAAAATGGAATAcggttcttccttcttaggTGAGGGTAGAGGAGATCGATATTCTCAACCTTGCACGAGGTTACCAAATGGTGTCATTGTAGAACCGTCAATGATGTACGATAATTGCAATGATCATTTGGCTCGTCAGAAGAACGGTAGTACCATTATGCATGCGAACTTTGGAAGTATTCCAGTGCACGGAAATATGAGAATTACCACGGTGCATACCGATAACAGCGggcaggaggaagaagacggAACGATGAGTAGTACCTTGGTTAATGCATTTACgctgaaaagggaagaaaattattaccAAAATGGGAGGGAGATAATGCGGGCAAATGAGATGACCAGAACCAATAGCGCTAATATGGCAGACATGAACAGCGTTCTTTTTAACTGGAACAACAGTAACGTGAACCCCAGCAGTAATGTCAGTATTGGCAATTTGCCTGGCAGAGGTGTCGAGGATTCCAATTCGAGCATGTTCAGAACGTACGATATAGTTTCTGCAGAGGATGGCATCCGTAATGGCGCACATGGTGAGGGTAACATGAACGGTAGCAATCTGGAGCAGGGTGAAAATAAGGGGATCGATGTGGAGGTCGAGAAGAAGGGGATCAAAGATGGGatcaaaaatggaattgAAAATGGAATCGAAAATGGAATCGGGAACATGGTAGAAAATGAGAATGAGGAGCCTgtcataaaattatttttcggAAACCTCGCTCCAATCACCACGGAAAAGGACATGCATAACCTCTTCAGCAATTTTGGCAAGTGCGATTCTTTGATCATATTAAAAGATAGGAGGAGCAAATCCAGGGGTTCTGGATTCGTCACCTTTTACAATATGCAAGAAGCAGTGAATGCGATCAAAAgtttaaataataaaataattctgtCCGGGGCTCATAAACCGCTGGAAGTTCGATTCCCTGAGaataaggaagagaaaaaactaaGGACGAAACTGCTAAATGcggcaaaatggaaagggaagaaaattgcTCCCAGTGGATGTTTGCCAATAAGTACAGAGGATATATTAAATCAGAGCAGTTTACAAGTGAATAATGGCCCAGGAGGAATCTCGGGGGGGAATCATTGCCTCCCTCTTCTAAACCAGTTGGAGACACCATCCAACTTTTTAACAGAGAATAATGAGGAAGCTTTGTATGACATTAAGGAAACCGTCAGCTTCGGTTACACAGGTGAGGGTATGCTGGAATGCGCAAAGATGAACATGCTGCAGCGGGGGAATGCAAATCATTATGCCTGTTCAGAGGATTTTTCCGAACTGAGAAAGGCAGCTAGCGAAACAACGAACGACACGGTAATCACAGATTATGTGAATCGGGTAGAAGAGGGCAGTAACATTTACAGTAGTAGCCGACACAATTCATACAAAGAGGAGCAAGACAATTTACCTGATGAAATGAACAATATGAGTTTGTCCATTGAGAGGAAAGAGTACAGTAAGTTTCTGCCGAATTTTCTCTTAGATAATAACTCCCATGGAAATGGAGCCTCGAATTCGTTTCAATCTCTTGATGAGGCTTTTGGTACCATCCGTAAATTTTCCCTTGATGCGGATATGGAAGAGGTAAATATGCGTTCGAATGGATTTTCTGGAGGGTTAGAGGTGAATGGGGGCTTGAGTCGCAAGGTAGTCCACGAAATAGTGCATGAGAAGATGCCTGGCTTGAGGAGTGAGTCGAGCACCATGGGGGAGGACACTGCGTGTCGTCATGATAGTATCGATTCTGTGAAGAGTTTTCGCAAGGGGGATGTCCATAATGCAAGTGCTGCGAGGGCGAGTAATTTCTGTGCAAAGGGCTTCGTCGAGAATTCCTTCCCGAGCAGCAATTTTCCTCCCAGCACCTTCAACTCTAGCGGGCGGATCCTGGACGATGGGGACGAGGCCAATTCGTACTTCTCCAGTTTTTGTCAGGGTTTCCCACTACAGAGTAAGATAGTGGAAGAGCAAGACGACACGCTCTTTTCATACCTGAACAAGGAGAAGAGTTTGTTGAAACATAACATgggagaggaagaagtgtACCAAGGGAAAATCGACTATTGTAGGAAGAGGGGAGATTTCCCTGGAATAAACGAattggaagaaataaatcatTTCCGGCAGTTGACGGAATTGGAAGGGGTGAGTGAAGCATATGAACGAGGAAGGAGTGATAATGGCATGCGCAATGTGTTGTTACGTGGATCAGAAGAAATGGTAGAGGtaggaaaggaggagaaTCTGTTTGGCGACATTTATGAGGGCAACAAAGGTATGGGCTCTCCACCTATGGATGATGATGGATACAGTAACATGAACGTACATTATCTAGGATTCGATTTGTCCCGCCTGATACAGATAAATGAGGACATATTGTTACCCCAGGGAGAGgatatgaagaagaagaacaacaacaacaacacaagcAGCACCTGCTTCAACAACACCAATTTCAAAGTGGGCGGAACTAGCCACGGCGCGATGGAAATTAGCCATCTAAATGGAGAGGAAATAATGGCAAGCAATTTTTACCACCACGGGAAGGGTAACAGTAGCAGTAATGGTAATAGTCGTAGCGGTACTAGTGCAAGCCGTAATGATGCTGAAGACATGTGCAAAGCCAAGGTTGGACAGGCGCATGGAACGATGGATCTACTAAATGTTGATCTatttggaaataaaaattttgatgTAAATGACAACTTAAGTGATGAAATGCTAGGGAATTTAATAAGCCTTTATGCTCAGAATAAATCCTCCATGATTACTTCGCACATGTTTAGTTACTTGAATAATGTCTTGGGTGAGATAAACAGCGCCCTggatatttttaacaaattcaGTGTGAAGACATCGATGAAGAATATAGcggaggagaaggaggataATCCTCCTGAGTGA